The DNA region CGAACAGCGGCCCTGCCGCACGGCGTTTCCCCTTGGCGGACGCGGGGGTGGTGACAGCCATCTCAGCTCCCCTTGACGGTGAAGCCCTGGTCCTTGGCGTACGTGGTCAGCCGCGACTGCCAGGTGCCGAGTGCGCGGACGGTGTCGGTCCTGTCGGCGAGGGACTTGCCGACCGTCTCGGTCCAGTCGGTTGCCGCCTGGTCGAGGAACGGCGGCCACTGGAAGGAGGAGTTGACCGTGGAGCTGATGTCGGCGAATACCTGGTTGACCTTCTGGCCGCCGTAGAAGGTCGGCGTGTCCCCGACGAACGCGGCGTCCGTGAGCAGCGCCTTCGTCGCCGGGAAGAAGAACTGCTCGGTGGCGAACATCTTCGCGCTCGCGGGGTCGGTGTTGAGGAACTGCGCGAACACGGCGGCCGCGATGGGGTTCTTGGTCGACCGGATCACGGCGGTCGTCGAGCCGCCCCAGTTGCCGGAGCTCGGCTTGGCGGTGTCCCACTGCGGCAGCGGGGCCGCACGCCACTTGCCCGCGGTGGACTTGGCCGAACCGGAGAGGAAGACCGGCCCCCAGGCCGCGGTGATCCAGGTGGCGTACTTGCCCTTGTTGAGGGCCGCGTACCAGGAGTCGGTGAAGTCCGGCTCGACGCCTATGACCCCCTCCTTCGCCAGCCCGCCCCAGTACGCGCCGAGCTTCCTGGAGACGGCGTCGTCGACGCTGATGGTGATGTCGTCGCCGGAGGTGACATAGGGCTTGGCACCCGCCTGCCACTGCAGGCCGTGCCAGGCGGCGGGCTGGTTCGCCGCGAGATTGGTGAGGTAGACGTCGGGGTCGGCCTTGTGGAGCTTGCGGGCGGCCGCGGCGAACTCGTCCCATGTCTTGGGGACTTCGATGCCGTGCTCGTCGAAGATGTCCTGCCGGTACAGCATGCCCATCGGGCCGGTGTCCTGGGGGATCGCCCAGACCTCGCCGTCGCTGCCGCTGACCTGACCCCAGGTCCAGTCGACGAACTGCCCTTTGAGTGCGGAGGCGCCGTAAGGGCGAAGATCCAGCAGGCTGTCGGTGATAGTGAAGGTCGGGATGGCCTGGTACTCGATCTGCACCATGTCCGGAGCGCCGCTGCCGGCCTTCAGCGCCGTACGCAGCTTGGTGTACTGCGGGGTGCCCTGACCGGCGTTGACGATCTTGACCTTGACGGCCGGGTACTTCTTCTCGAAGAGCGCGACCTCCTTCGCGATGTTCGGCACCCAGGTCCAGAACGTCAGCTCGGTCGGGGTCTTCATGGCCTTGTCGATGTCGGCCTGACCGACCGGCTTGGCGGAGGCGGACGAGCCGCCCGAGTCGCCGCCGCACGCGGACAGCGCGGCACCGAGCGACAGGGCTCCCGTCGCGGTGAGGAAGAGCCGGCGGTTCATGGCGGAGGGACTGGCGAAGGACCTGGATGTGGGCATGGTGAACTCCCGCGATGGCGAAGGGCATGGCACGCCGAGCGAGGGCGTGCGGAACACGGAGAAAGGGAGAGGGGGCAGGCGTGGGCGTGACGACCGGGTTGTGGACCGTGCGGTCGGGAGCACGTCCTCGCTGACCGGGACCGGCGTGCGTTCCACCTGCTTCGGTGGTGGAAGGACGCGGCCGACAGGAGAAGAAGCGGGCTGGGCAGGGGCCGGCGCGACGATGTGGGACCGGCGCGGCGGTCGGGCTCAGGGGTCCCGTGGTGAGAGGGATGGTCCGGCGGCGCTCGTTTCCCGGGGTCGTCCGGACGAGCGGGGCGCGGTCGGAGAAGGAACGAGCTGAACTGCGGCCGGTATGACGGCTCGTCCTGGGATCACATGCCGGTCATGGGCTCCGTCGGCCGGGCCGGCCTCCGCCGGTGAGCGGTTGTCGGAGTGCGGCAGTGGGTGTCAACGGGGTGTGGGTGAACCTCCTTTCGGCAGATGGGAGTTACCGCGTCGGCCGCGTCCCGGGGGCTTCCGGGGCGGCGGAGGCGCGGTCGAGGCGCGGACGATGAGATCGACCGGTGGGTCGCTCGCGGGCAGTGGGTCCGCCTGCGGATTCTCGATGGAGTGCACGAGACGCTTGAGGCCCTCCTGCGCCACGGCGTCGAACGGCTGACGCACCGTGGTCAGTGGGGGAGTCACATAGCCGGCGACCGGGATGTCGTCGAAGCCGACCACACTCACGTCCTCCGGCACGCGTCGGCCGGCCTCGGTCAGCGCGCGGATCAGACCGATGGCCATGTCGTCGTTCGCGGCGAACACCGCGGTCACCTCCGGGTGGGAGGCCAGTTCGCGGCCCGCCGTGTATCCGGACGCGGCCGACCAGTCGCCCTGGACGACCGGCGGAACGTCCTTGCCGTGCTCTGTGAGCGCGGAACGCCATCCCACGAGGCGGTCCCGGGCTGCGTACCACCGCTGCGGACCGGCCAGGTGATGCACGGTCACATGGCCCAGGTCCAGCAGGTGTTCGGTGGCCGCCCGGGCCATCCGGTCGGCGCCGCCGCCCGCGGCCAGCACCGTGGACGCGGTGAAGGGCGAAGGCGCGCCGATGACCAGCACCGGTACGTCGAGCCGGGCGGAGATGTCCCCTCCGTCGCCCTCCTCGTCGATCGGCTCGGAGATGACGATGCCGTCCACGCCCTGGTCGAGGAGCGAGTCCACCGCACCGGCGATGCCCGCAGGGTCGCCTTCCATCGTGTTGACCACGCGGAGCGCGTATCCCGTGTCCCGGACGACCCGCTCGACACCCATGAGCAGCGTGGCCGGTCCGTACAGGGCGGTGCCCAGCGTCACCACACCGATGGAACGGGTCCGTCCCGAAGCGAGCGCCCTGGCCGCGTTGTTGAGCCGGTATCCGAGTTCCTCGGCGGCGGCGAGTACGCGTTGGCGCACGTCGGCGGAGACGTACTGCTCGTCGTTGAAGACCCGCGACACCGTCTTCTGCGACACCCCGGCCAGCCGGGCCACGTC from Streptomyces sp. NBC_00258 includes:
- a CDS encoding ABC transporter substrate-binding protein, translated to MPTSRSFASPSAMNRRLFLTATGALSLGAALSACGGDSGGSSASAKPVGQADIDKAMKTPTELTFWTWVPNIAKEVALFEKKYPAVKVKIVNAGQGTPQYTKLRTALKAGSGAPDMVQIEYQAIPTFTITDSLLDLRPYGASALKGQFVDWTWGQVSGSDGEVWAIPQDTGPMGMLYRQDIFDEHGIEVPKTWDEFAAAARKLHKADPDVYLTNLAANQPAAWHGLQWQAGAKPYVTSGDDITISVDDAVSRKLGAYWGGLAKEGVIGVEPDFTDSWYAALNKGKYATWITAAWGPVFLSGSAKSTAGKWRAAPLPQWDTAKPSSGNWGGSTTAVIRSTKNPIAAAVFAQFLNTDPASAKMFATEQFFFPATKALLTDAAFVGDTPTFYGGQKVNQVFADISSTVNSSFQWPPFLDQAATDWTETVGKSLADRTDTVRALGTWQSRLTTYAKDQGFTVKGS
- a CDS encoding LacI family DNA-binding transcriptional regulator, translated to MTRGTGRGGGSAAPRSVDVARLAGVSQKTVSRVFNDEQYVSADVRQRVLAAAEELGYRLNNAARALASGRTRSIGVVTLGTALYGPATLLMGVERVVRDTGYALRVVNTMEGDPAGIAGAVDSLLDQGVDGIVISEPIDEEGDGGDISARLDVPVLVIGAPSPFTASTVLAAGGGADRMARAATEHLLDLGHVTVHHLAGPQRWYAARDRLVGWRSALTEHGKDVPPVVQGDWSAASGYTAGRELASHPEVTAVFAANDDMAIGLIRALTEAGRRVPEDVSVVGFDDIPVAGYVTPPLTTVRQPFDAVAQEGLKRLVHSIENPQADPLPASDPPVDLIVRASTAPPPPRKPPGRGRRGNSHLPKGGSPTPR